CACCTCTCGGTCGCCAAGCCATGGCGGCTGTTTCCCTGGCCGTGTTGTTGATCAGTCCCGTTTCCGGGATGGAACACCCGCTGCAAGAGCTGGGATTCGAGCGCTCGCTCAACCAATGGGAGCTGCGTCGGACCTGGCAGCAACAAACCAAGGTGGCCAAGCCTTCACCGGGCAATCCGCAAGAAACCGCCAAACGTCCAGTTCCGCAGATTCGTCGGATCAGCGCCGTCGCTTTGCTGAAACCGATCTCAGGGTCGATTAAGATCCGCCGGGATCGCTATGTTGCGATCATTCTCTCCGAGGCCAAACGGCACAGGGTCGACCCCAACCTGGTCCATGCTGTCATCCAAGCCGAGTCCGCCTATCGGCCAAACGCCAAGTCTCCGGCCGGTGCCTGCGGCTTAATGCAGCTGATGCCAGCCACGGCCCGGCGCTTCGGTGTGCGGGACATCTGGGACCCGGAGCAGAACATCGGCGGTGGCGTGGCGTATCTGCGGTTCCTGCTTGACCGTTTCTCCGGAGCAATCCCGCTGGTGCTGGCGGCCTATAACGCAGGGGAGGGCGCGGTGGCGAAACACGGCAACAAGATTCCGCCGTATCGGGAGACGCGGGAGTATGTCAGAAAGGTGATGGGGTATTTCGGTTGAGAGGTGACGAACCAGAATAGGCATTGCCACCGGATCATTCGCTCCATCATCCACCAAGCTGGTGCCGTCCTCAGACCAAAGCTCCGGCTGGATGTTGTCGATGCACGGTCAAGCCAGCGGCAGAATCCGCTCCTGCACCACCGGATTGCTCTCCGCGCAGACGACATCCAGATGCACAGTCGCGCGTGTCAGCCCGCAGAACAGCACCTGCAGCTCGCGCTGGAGATCGCTATCGCGCGGGTCGACATCGACCAGAATCACCGCCGCCGCCTGCTGGCCTTTGAACCGCCGCACGGTATCGAACAAAATCTGCCCGTCAGAGTAGATCTGATTGCCGAGTAGATCGTAGGTATTGGTAAAGCGCCTGAGTGTGTGATTCCCGACCCGCGCGCAGTCCTTCAACGCCGTGCTGCCGACACCCCGGCAGGAGAGAATCGCAATATCCTGCGGCTGAAAACGCTGCTTTAGCCGCTGCCCGACCAGGCGGCCGACCAGCTTCGGCTGCTCACTTGACTCCTGATAGGGCGTCACCTGCACCCCCAGCCCCGGCAGATCGTTCGCGCCGGTGAATGCAAACTCCGGCAGCGCCTCGCGGATAAAGCGCGCGATGCTCTCTGGCGAACGGTAATTCAGCAGCGACTGGTAACCGACAAAGTCCTGCTCCTGCAACGCCATGGGCGTGGTCGAACGGACATTCTGATTCGGGTCCTCCAGCCACAGCATGGCCGCCTCCTCGCGCAGAAACAGCCGCACCGCCTCGAACCATTCGCCCTCGAAATCCTGCGCTTCATCGACAATCAGCGTATCGAAGCGCCAGTCATCTGCCGGCTCCTGCGTCAGCGCCTGTTCCTCCACCTGCTTGGCCGCCGCTGTCCAGAAGGCCGGATCAGTGCGCATGTCATCGAAATTGAGCGGTGCACCGCGCGCGCAGAAACTGATCGCAGAAGTGATGCGCGATAAGCGGCCGAGTCCTAGGCGAACTAAGAAGATCTAGCTGCGCTTAAGCGGCTAGCGCTGAAGATTCGGCGGACTACCGGTGCTGGCTGGTTGATCCGAGATGACGTGTTCTTGGCGCTACCTTGTTGACTGTTGGTATCTGTGCGCAGTGTTTGTGCTGCCCACTTGGTATCATTTGCCGGAAAGCATGCTAGATCGCGGTTCGGCGCTTTCCCTTGTGACGCCTTATGATTATGATTGTGTTCGGGGTGGTCAGTCTCTATCTGTTTCGGGCTGATTTGGTCGGGCGTGAGGAGTCCGACCGCGTGCTTTGTTTTGGCTGTCTCTTGGCGACGCGCCAAGCGATCAACCTAAGCCTCATGTTCCTGGCCACTCCGGGGAAAGAATCCAAGCTCTTCAGGGTCGTGCGACACCACTCATGCGCTCCTCCAATCGGGTCCAACCCAATCCGGCCTCATGAACAAGCTCTGGAAACAGATTACCCCGTCGGATTTTGCCTGGGAACGTGAGGCGCTTGACTGGCTGAAAAGGCGGCTGCCCGATCACGAGCCTTACCGCGCATGGGCCAACTTCGAGTTTATCGCTCAGGACGGCTCCATCAATGAGGTGGATGTCCTGATTCTGACCCCTAAGGGTCTGTTTCTGGTCGAAATCAAGTCGCATCCTGGCGAGATTCTCGGCGATGCCGGCACCTGGGTGTGGCACCACGCCGGGCGCCGCCGGGTGTTTGACAATCCGCGCCTGCTGGCGGATCGCAAGGCGAAGAAGCTGAAGTCCCTGCTCGAGTGCCAGCGCTCGACGCTGGTCGGTAGCAAGCAGGGCAAGGCGCGCTTGCCCTTCGTCGACACCCTGGTCTTCCTCTCGGCCGAGAGCGTCGTCAACAAGCTTCAAGGTCCCGCGCGGCTGAATGTTCACACCCGCAAGACCGTCATGGATGCCCTCTGCCGGATGGACCATGACTGGAAGCACCGCAAGCTCGACCGGCCCAGTTCCAAGAGCGTTGCGCGGGCGCTGGAAGAAGCCGGGATCAAGGAGTCCATGCGGGCGCGACGGGTCGGGCTCTATGAACTCGGCGCGCTGCTCGATGAGGCCGACCATTTCCAGGACTGGCTGGCGACTCACGCCGAGACAGGTGTGCAGCGGCGCATTCGCATTTACCTCACCCTGGGCCGTCCTGAGCCCGAGGCCGCGACCCTGCGCCAGGCGGCAAAGCTCGAACACCGCCTGCTTGAAGGGATCGAGCACCCGGGCATTCTTCAGGCGCGTGAGTATCAGCAACACGACCAAGGCCCAGCCCTGCTCTACGAGTATGACCCGGCAGCGCTGCGTCTGGACCATTTCCTCACCGAGCGCGGCGCCGGGCAGCCGCTCGACACTCAGGACGCCCTGGCCCTGCTGCGCCAGATCGCTGAAGCGGTGCGCTTCGCGCACGGCAAGCGGCTTTACCACCGGGCGCTCAGCCCGCAGAGCATTTTCGTGCGACACGAGGACGCCGGAACACTCAGTGCCCGGATTGCCAACTGGGCCACCGCCCGGCGCGCGCTGTCAAGCGAGACGCAAACCCGCGCCCAGACCCGACCCCAGACTCGATTGGCGCTGAGCCATCTGAGCGGGCTCGTGCAAGAGGAGGCCGGCCCCTATCTCGCGCTTGAAGCGCATGCCGAGGCCCTCGGCGGCGCGGCCAGCGACAGCGTCTATCTCGATGTCTTTTCCCTCGGCGCCATCGCCTATCTGCTGTTCACCGGGCAGCCGCCCGCGGCGAATGATCTCGAATTGCAGGACAAGCTCAGCAGCGGCACTGGCCTGCAGGTGACTGACGCGCTCAACGGCGCCTGCACTGAGCTGCAATATCTCATCCAGTACGCCACCCACCCGGACACCAGCAGTCGTTCGGGCTCGGTTGACGAGTTTCTCGACAACCTGACCGCCGTCGAGGACGAACTGACCCGCCCGGACAGCGAGCGTCGCAGCGACCCCGCCGCCGCGCGCCCGGGCGATACCTTCGAGGGCGGCATCCGCGTGCTCAAGCGCCTTGGACGCGGGGCCAGCTCGGTGGCCTTCGTCGTCGATCACCAGGGACAGCAGCGGGTGCTCAAGCTCGCCGCGACGCCTGAGCACAATGCGCGTCTGCGCCAGGAAGGCGAGATCCTGGGCAAGCTGCGGCATCAGGCCATCATCGCCTGCCATGCCACCCAAGACTTCCTCGGTCACACCGGACTGCTGCTCGACCAGGCCGCCGAGGGCACCCTGGCTGAGCGTTTGCGCGCGCTCGGTCCCATCCAGCTTGAACTGCTCGAGCGCTTCGGCGAGGACCTGCTCAGCGCGCTTGGCCACCTGGAAGAGAAGGGCCTGTCCCATCGTGACATCAAACCGGCCAACATCGGCCTGACGAAGCAGGGCCGCCAGCTGCATCTGGTGCTGTTCGACTTCTCGCTCGCCGGCATCAGCCCGGAGAACTTCACTGCCGGCACCCTGGCCTACATGGACCCCTTCCTGCGCGATCCCGGTCGCCGGCGCTGGGACGACTACGCCGAACGCTTCGCCGCCGCCCTGACCCTCTACGAGATGGCCACCGGTCGCCTGCCCAACTGGGCCGAAACCGACGGCTTACCGCCGCTGATCGAAGGCGCGCTCGAGATCGATCCCGCCGTGTTCGACCCCAGCGTGCGTGACGGACTGGCCGATTTCTTCCGCACCGCGCTGGCCCGCGATGTGAAGAGGCGCTTCGGCAACGCCGAGGACATGCGTCGCGCCTGGCTGCAACTCTTCCACCAGGCCGCGCGCGCCGGCACCAGGCAGCCTGCGGGCGAGCAGCCCAGCCCGCGTTGCCCCATCAGTGAGGCTCAGCTCGACACCCAGATCGGCCTGCTGCCGCTTTCGGCCCAGGCCCTGGACACCCTCAGCCGGCTCAACATCAACAGGGTCGCCGAGCTGATCCGGCTGCCGCGCAATGAGTTGGTGCGCATGACCGGGGTCGGTACCAAGACCCGACGCGAGCTCTCGGAGCTCATCGCCAGTCTCCAGGCACGGCTCGCGTCGGTCGGGGCTCCAACCCAGTCCGGCCGGCCGGACAGTCCTGGCATCACAACCGTGTCGACGCCGGCGGCGGGGCCGGCAGGGCCAGCGGCGCTGGGAGCCGCCGGGCTCGCCATCAGTGTCGACCAGCTCATGCGCGCGTTGCGGCCAGCGCCCACCAAGGCAAGCGACCCGGATCGCCAGCGCTTTCTCGCCGAATACCTCGGTCGGCTCGATGGTGACAGCGCCGGACCCGCGGATCAGATTCCGGCGGACAGGGTTCAAACGGACAACCTCCATTGGCCAACGTCGCTGATGGTTGCCGCCACCCTCGGCATGGCGTCTGATGCCGCGCGGGAGCTGCAAGCCCGCCTCCTGACCCAATGGGGCAAGAACAAGTTCATCACCCAGCTGCGCCATGACATCGCCCAACTGCTCGTCGATCAAGGCGGCGTCATGACCGCTGTTGAGCTGGCGGAGGCCGTGCTGTTGCGGCGCGGCTCGGTGCAGCCCTCGCCGACGCGCGAGCGCTGGGCGCGCGCTGTGGTGCGCGCCGCGGTCGAAACCGAACTTGCGCGCTCAACGCGACAACAGGCGCCGCGCTGGGTGCTGCGTCGCTGCGGCAAGCGCGTGCTGATTGCCGAAGACACTCAAGGGCAGGGCGAGGCGCTCGCCGATTATGCCGAGGCGTTGGGTCAGCTCGCGGACGAATGCGCCGAGCAGCGGCCGTTGCTCTCCCCGGCGCGCGCACTTGAGCGCATCCGCTCACTCCCGGCGCCCGAGTCCGTCGCCGCGCTCAGCAACCATCGCTTGCTGCGCCTGGCCGTCGCCGCCTCCCAGGACGCCGCGCTCTCCAGTCGCGCCGAGTTTTATCCCAAGGGCATGCCAGCCGAGCGCAGTCTGGAGCTGGCTAAGGGCGCGCTGTTGGGCTCGCCCCGGCTCTCGGTGGCCGATGTTCAGGACCGCATCCAGGGTCGCTATCCGCAGGCGCAACCCTTGCCGGGTCGCCCCCAGCTCGACAGCCTGCTGCAAGGGCTCGACCTTGGCCTGGTGTGGCACCCGCAGGCCGAGCACGCCGGCCAGCGCGGCTGCTATTGTCTGCCCCAAGTCGGCACCTTGGGAATCGGCGGCAGCACCTTCGCCACCACCCGCAGCAGCATCCATTACACCCAGCACGAAGGCGATGAATCCGCCGCCGATCGCGAGCTCAAGCAGTTCGAGCACAGTGTGCGCAACGCGCTGGAGTCCGCCCGATTCCTGGCCCTGTCCGTGCGCCCTCGGCTGTGGCTGCGCGCGCAAAGGCAGCTGGCCAAGACCTTCGGGCTGGAGATTCTGAGCTTCGACGCCCTGTTGCTGCGCCATCTGCGCATCCTGTGCGACGGCATGGCAAATCCG
Above is a genomic segment from Thiorhodovibrio litoralis containing:
- a CDS encoding lytic transglycosylase domain-containing protein, which codes for MAAVSLAVLLISPVSGMEHPLQELGFERSLNQWELRRTWQQQTKVAKPSPGNPQETAKRPVPQIRRISAVALLKPISGSIKIRRDRYVAIILSEAKRHRVDPNLVHAVIQAESAYRPNAKSPAGACGLMQLMPATARRFGVRDIWDPEQNIGGGVAYLRFLLDRFSGAIPLVLAAYNAGEGAVAKHGNKIPPYRETREYVRKVMGYFG
- a CDS encoding ATP-binding domain-containing protein — its product is MRTDPAFWTAAAKQVEEQALTQEPADDWRFDTLIVDEAQDFEGEWFEAVRLFLREEAAMLWLEDPNQNVRSTTPMALQEQDFVGYQSLLNYRSPESIARFIREALPEFAFTGANDLPGLGVQVTPYQESSEQPKLVGRLVGQRLKQRFQPQDIAILSCRGVGSTALKDCARVGNHTLRRFTNTYDLLGNQIYSDGQILFDTVRRFKGQQAAAVILVDVDPRDSDLQRELQVLFCGLTRATVHLDVVCAESNPVVQERILPLA
- the pglW gene encoding BREX system serine/threonine kinase PglW, whose amino-acid sequence is MNKLWKQITPSDFAWEREALDWLKRRLPDHEPYRAWANFEFIAQDGSINEVDVLILTPKGLFLVEIKSHPGEILGDAGTWVWHHAGRRRVFDNPRLLADRKAKKLKSLLECQRSTLVGSKQGKARLPFVDTLVFLSAESVVNKLQGPARLNVHTRKTVMDALCRMDHDWKHRKLDRPSSKSVARALEEAGIKESMRARRVGLYELGALLDEADHFQDWLATHAETGVQRRIRIYLTLGRPEPEAATLRQAAKLEHRLLEGIEHPGILQAREYQQHDQGPALLYEYDPAALRLDHFLTERGAGQPLDTQDALALLRQIAEAVRFAHGKRLYHRALSPQSIFVRHEDAGTLSARIANWATARRALSSETQTRAQTRPQTRLALSHLSGLVQEEAGPYLALEAHAEALGGAASDSVYLDVFSLGAIAYLLFTGQPPAANDLELQDKLSSGTGLQVTDALNGACTELQYLIQYATHPDTSSRSGSVDEFLDNLTAVEDELTRPDSERRSDPAAARPGDTFEGGIRVLKRLGRGASSVAFVVDHQGQQRVLKLAATPEHNARLRQEGEILGKLRHQAIIACHATQDFLGHTGLLLDQAAEGTLAERLRALGPIQLELLERFGEDLLSALGHLEEKGLSHRDIKPANIGLTKQGRQLHLVLFDFSLAGISPENFTAGTLAYMDPFLRDPGRRRWDDYAERFAAALTLYEMATGRLPNWAETDGLPPLIEGALEIDPAVFDPSVRDGLADFFRTALARDVKRRFGNAEDMRRAWLQLFHQAARAGTRQPAGEQPSPRCPISEAQLDTQIGLLPLSAQALDTLSRLNINRVAELIRLPRNELVRMTGVGTKTRRELSELIASLQARLASVGAPTQSGRPDSPGITTVSTPAAGPAGPAALGAAGLAISVDQLMRALRPAPTKASDPDRQRFLAEYLGRLDGDSAGPADQIPADRVQTDNLHWPTSLMVAATLGMASDAARELQARLLTQWGKNKFITQLRHDIAQLLVDQGGVMTAVELAEAVLLRRGSVQPSPTRERWARAVVRAAVETELARSTRQQAPRWVLRRCGKRVLIAEDTQGQGEALADYAEALGQLADECAEQRPLLSPARALERIRSLPAPESVAALSNHRLLRLAVAASQDAALSSRAEFYPKGMPAERSLELAKGALLGSPRLSVADVQDRIQGRYPQAQPLPGRPQLDSLLQGLDLGLVWHPQAEHAGQRGCYCLPQVGTLGIGGSTFATTRSSIHYTQHEGDESAADRELKQFEHSVRNALESARFLALSVRPRLWLRAQRQLAKTFGLEILSFDALLLRHLRILCDGMANPPNWQVVLKADAADSGSIDWSRLQSLVRRVLPAMADELKTTARPVLLTDTGLIARYGLIDTWLADLRRHLHDDPHTQALLLLIANDTATPGAILEGVSIPSGAGSREFARLPSAWLQSMAVEA